The following proteins are co-located in the Solenopsis invicta isolate M01_SB chromosome 7, UNIL_Sinv_3.0, whole genome shotgun sequence genome:
- the LOC105201970 gene encoding tRNA (cytosine(72)-C(5))-methyltransferase NSUN6 isoform X7, which translates to MRCQCCHHATLIHGTDPRSRFDAQPLQALISEELSHGFPETPFKHKSAIRDELIADLKKATTHGEYLQQSEIQEKIDALCKWMCTAPKKSIYRLDRFTDYYTNDLDNLRKALKQDDKPDPSIHVLPDLPNGIVAVDSWDSLVSLDLRRYPDEIIVDAICGAAVLRGSHVYAPGIIGMPNGLIINTKVSVFADVTGQCKKGLIKPYANSNKAYLGNGILRQTRKELFCKVSRNPCGVAIIMTDVISRIPQFNINDESLRPHALLQNLPSIICSLVLNPQPDETVLDMCAAPGNKTTHISLLMKGQGTIIALEKNPGKVRRFKEKCNDRNIKIFCYDATKAVIAREHSFVHTDDGPPFEENYFDRILLDTPCSALGQRPQLYNTITSAQLRSYIPLQRSLFSVAVRLLKPGGTLVYSTCTVTIAENEGIIAWALKQFPKLKLESVKDEIKTDKYGIQGYVIDGLTNEDAKKVCRFGPESDFVGFFIACLKKYS; encoded by the exons GAGTTATCACATGGTTTTCCGGAAACACCCTTTAAACATAAATCTGCAATACGTGATGAATTGATAGCAGACTTGAAAAAAGCGACGACTCACGGTGAATATTTACAACAGTCTGAAATTCAG gaaaAAATCGACGCTCTTTGTAAATGGATGTGCACAGCACCTAAGAAAAGCATTTATAGATTAGATCGTTTTACGGATTATTATACGAACGATTTGGATAATTTACGCAAAGCATTGAAGCAG GATGACAAACCAGATCCATCTATTCACGTCTTACCTGATCTTCCAAATGGAATAGTTGCAGTCGACAGTTGGGATTCATTGGTATCTCTTGATTTGAGGAGATATCCAGATGAAATTATCGTTGACGCTATTTGTGGTGCAGCTGTGCTAAGAGGATCTCACGTTTATGCTCCTGGCATTATTGGAATGCCAAATG gtTTAATCATTAATACTAAAGTCAGCGTTTTCGCTGATGTCACTGGGCAATGTAAGAAAGGTTTGATCAAACCATATGCAAATAGCAACAAGGCATATTTAGGTAATGGCATTCTTCGACAAACAAGAAAAGAGTTATTTTGCAAAGTATCAAGAAATCCATG tGGTGTTGCAATAATTATGACTGATGTAATCTCACGAATTCcgcaatttaatataaatgatgaATCTTTGCGACCACATGCACTGTTGCAAAATTTGCCATCTATTATATGTAGCCTAGTTTTAAATCCTCAACCTGATGAAACGGTTTTGGACATGTGTGCTGCACCTGGTAACAAAACCACGCATATTTCCCTACTTATGAAAGGACAG GGTACAATAATAGCTCTGGAGAAAAATCCAGGTAAAGTAAGACGATTTAAGGAAAAATGCAATGatagaaacataaaaatattttgttacgatGCTACAAAGGCTGTCATTGCACGCGAGCACAGTTTCGTCCATACCGATGACGGACCTCCAttcgaagaaaattatttcgatCGTATTCTCTTAGATACCCCATGCAGCGCGTTAGGTCAAAGACCGCAATTGTACAATACAATCACATCGGCGCAACTTCGTTCTTATATTCCCCTGCAGCGAAGTCTCTTTTCTGTT GCCGTTCGTCTTTTGAAACCAGGGGGGACATTGGTGTATAGTACCTGTACTGTCACAATAGCAGAGAACGAAGGAATTATCGCTTGGGCATTGAAGCAATTTCCAAAGTTGAAATTAGAATCTGTTAAAGATGAAATAAAAACAGACAAATATGGCATTCAGGGATATGTCATAGATGGTTTAACGAATGAGGATGCAAAGAAAGTATGTAGATTTGGTCCTGAAAGTGATTTTGTTGGATTTTTTATTGCATGCTTGAAAAAATATTCCTGA
- the LOC105201970 gene encoding tRNA (cytosine(72)-C(5))-methyltransferase NSUN6 isoform X6 — MMSYSTYTNVCMNCSDIHTVTIIPYWMLNYCSELSHGFPETPFKHKSAIRDELIADLKKATTHGEYLQQSEIQEKIDALCKWMCTAPKKSIYRLDRFTDYYTNDLDNLRKALKQDDKPDPSIHVLPDLPNGIVAVDSWDSLVSLDLRRYPDEIIVDAICGAAVLRGSHVYAPGIIGMPNGLIINTKVSVFADVTGQCKKGLIKPYANSNKAYLGNGILRQTRKELFCKVSRNPCGVAIIMTDVISRIPQFNINDESLRPHALLQNLPSIICSLVLNPQPDETVLDMCAAPGNKTTHISLLMKGQGTIIALEKNPGKVRRFKEKCNDRNIKIFCYDATKAVIAREHSFVHTDDGPPFEENYFDRILLDTPCSALGQRPQLYNTITSAQLRSYIPLQRSLFSVAVRLLKPGGTLVYSTCTVTIAENEGIIAWALKQFPKLKLESVKDEIKTDKYGIQGYVIDGLTNEDAKKVCRFGPESDFVGFFIACLKKYS; from the exons ATGATGTCATATTCTACCTATACAAACGTGTGTATGAACT gTAGCGACATACATACTGTGACGATTATACCCTATTGGATGCTCAACTACTGCTCG GAGTTATCACATGGTTTTCCGGAAACACCCTTTAAACATAAATCTGCAATACGTGATGAATTGATAGCAGACTTGAAAAAAGCGACGACTCACGGTGAATATTTACAACAGTCTGAAATTCAG gaaaAAATCGACGCTCTTTGTAAATGGATGTGCACAGCACCTAAGAAAAGCATTTATAGATTAGATCGTTTTACGGATTATTATACGAACGATTTGGATAATTTACGCAAAGCATTGAAGCAG GATGACAAACCAGATCCATCTATTCACGTCTTACCTGATCTTCCAAATGGAATAGTTGCAGTCGACAGTTGGGATTCATTGGTATCTCTTGATTTGAGGAGATATCCAGATGAAATTATCGTTGACGCTATTTGTGGTGCAGCTGTGCTAAGAGGATCTCACGTTTATGCTCCTGGCATTATTGGAATGCCAAATG gtTTAATCATTAATACTAAAGTCAGCGTTTTCGCTGATGTCACTGGGCAATGTAAGAAAGGTTTGATCAAACCATATGCAAATAGCAACAAGGCATATTTAGGTAATGGCATTCTTCGACAAACAAGAAAAGAGTTATTTTGCAAAGTATCAAGAAATCCATG tGGTGTTGCAATAATTATGACTGATGTAATCTCACGAATTCcgcaatttaatataaatgatgaATCTTTGCGACCACATGCACTGTTGCAAAATTTGCCATCTATTATATGTAGCCTAGTTTTAAATCCTCAACCTGATGAAACGGTTTTGGACATGTGTGCTGCACCTGGTAACAAAACCACGCATATTTCCCTACTTATGAAAGGACAG GGTACAATAATAGCTCTGGAGAAAAATCCAGGTAAAGTAAGACGATTTAAGGAAAAATGCAATGatagaaacataaaaatattttgttacgatGCTACAAAGGCTGTCATTGCACGCGAGCACAGTTTCGTCCATACCGATGACGGACCTCCAttcgaagaaaattatttcgatCGTATTCTCTTAGATACCCCATGCAGCGCGTTAGGTCAAAGACCGCAATTGTACAATACAATCACATCGGCGCAACTTCGTTCTTATATTCCCCTGCAGCGAAGTCTCTTTTCTGTT GCCGTTCGTCTTTTGAAACCAGGGGGGACATTGGTGTATAGTACCTGTACTGTCACAATAGCAGAGAACGAAGGAATTATCGCTTGGGCATTGAAGCAATTTCCAAAGTTGAAATTAGAATCTGTTAAAGATGAAATAAAAACAGACAAATATGGCATTCAGGGATATGTCATAGATGGTTTAACGAATGAGGATGCAAAGAAAGTATGTAGATTTGGTCCTGAAAGTGATTTTGTTGGATTTTTTATTGCATGCTTGAAAAAATATTCCTGA
- the LOC105201970 gene encoding tRNA (cytosine(72)-C(5))-methyltransferase NSUN6 isoform X1, producing MIDPQENRKQTETVDAVVKRHLDALSVLPPCHTDPRNGPTFSIRCSAAPGSHFRVGSYSQRMMSYSTYTNVCMNCSDIHTVTIIPYWMLNYCSELSHGFPETPFKHKSAIRDELIADLKKATTHGEYLQQSEIQEKIDALCKWMCTAPKKSIYRLDRFTDYYTNDLDNLRKALKQDDKPDPSIHVLPDLPNGIVAVDSWDSLVSLDLRRYPDEIIVDAICGAAVLRGSHVYAPGIIGMPNGLIINTKVSVFADVTGQCKKGLIKPYANSNKAYLGNGILRQTRKELFCKVSRNPCGVAIIMTDVISRIPQFNINDESLRPHALLQNLPSIICSLVLNPQPDETVLDMCAAPGNKTTHISLLMKGQGTIIALEKNPGKVRRFKEKCNDRNIKIFCYDATKAVIAREHSFVHTDDGPPFEENYFDRILLDTPCSALGQRPQLYNTITSAQLRSYIPLQRSLFSVAVRLLKPGGTLVYSTCTVTIAENEGIIAWALKQFPKLKLESVKDEIKTDKYGIQGYVIDGLTNEDAKKVCRFGPESDFVGFFIACLKKYS from the exons TTGGAAGTTACTCACAAAGGATGATGTCATATTCTACCTATACAAACGTGTGTATGAACT gTAGCGACATACATACTGTGACGATTATACCCTATTGGATGCTCAACTACTGCTCG GAGTTATCACATGGTTTTCCGGAAACACCCTTTAAACATAAATCTGCAATACGTGATGAATTGATAGCAGACTTGAAAAAAGCGACGACTCACGGTGAATATTTACAACAGTCTGAAATTCAG gaaaAAATCGACGCTCTTTGTAAATGGATGTGCACAGCACCTAAGAAAAGCATTTATAGATTAGATCGTTTTACGGATTATTATACGAACGATTTGGATAATTTACGCAAAGCATTGAAGCAG GATGACAAACCAGATCCATCTATTCACGTCTTACCTGATCTTCCAAATGGAATAGTTGCAGTCGACAGTTGGGATTCATTGGTATCTCTTGATTTGAGGAGATATCCAGATGAAATTATCGTTGACGCTATTTGTGGTGCAGCTGTGCTAAGAGGATCTCACGTTTATGCTCCTGGCATTATTGGAATGCCAAATG gtTTAATCATTAATACTAAAGTCAGCGTTTTCGCTGATGTCACTGGGCAATGTAAGAAAGGTTTGATCAAACCATATGCAAATAGCAACAAGGCATATTTAGGTAATGGCATTCTTCGACAAACAAGAAAAGAGTTATTTTGCAAAGTATCAAGAAATCCATG tGGTGTTGCAATAATTATGACTGATGTAATCTCACGAATTCcgcaatttaatataaatgatgaATCTTTGCGACCACATGCACTGTTGCAAAATTTGCCATCTATTATATGTAGCCTAGTTTTAAATCCTCAACCTGATGAAACGGTTTTGGACATGTGTGCTGCACCTGGTAACAAAACCACGCATATTTCCCTACTTATGAAAGGACAG GGTACAATAATAGCTCTGGAGAAAAATCCAGGTAAAGTAAGACGATTTAAGGAAAAATGCAATGatagaaacataaaaatattttgttacgatGCTACAAAGGCTGTCATTGCACGCGAGCACAGTTTCGTCCATACCGATGACGGACCTCCAttcgaagaaaattatttcgatCGTATTCTCTTAGATACCCCATGCAGCGCGTTAGGTCAAAGACCGCAATTGTACAATACAATCACATCGGCGCAACTTCGTTCTTATATTCCCCTGCAGCGAAGTCTCTTTTCTGTT GCCGTTCGTCTTTTGAAACCAGGGGGGACATTGGTGTATAGTACCTGTACTGTCACAATAGCAGAGAACGAAGGAATTATCGCTTGGGCATTGAAGCAATTTCCAAAGTTGAAATTAGAATCTGTTAAAGATGAAATAAAAACAGACAAATATGGCATTCAGGGATATGTCATAGATGGTTTAACGAATGAGGATGCAAAGAAAGTATGTAGATTTGGTCCTGAAAGTGATTTTGTTGGATTTTTTATTGCATGCTTGAAAAAATATTCCTGA